The Girardinichthys multiradiatus isolate DD_20200921_A chromosome 6, DD_fGirMul_XY1, whole genome shotgun sequence genome window below encodes:
- the LOC124869786 gene encoding vegetative cell wall protein gp1-like, producing the protein MRISSGYPPRRTPPPPWPPHTLSRETRRVTQGVMRGLRRSVRSALTHDGDAVVSAAEICYIDKLAMPRPASPRLAPSCPASPRLASSRPASPRLALPRLALPRFALPRLTSPRPAPPCLASPCLASPRPAPPHPAPPRLASPRPAPPCPTSPCLASPRLASPRPAPPHPASPHLAPPRPTLPHLALPRLTSPRPTLPHLALPRLTSPAPPHPASPRPAQPCPTSPCLTSPRPALPHLALPLPSHQKKNMF; encoded by the exons ATGCGCATCTCCTCCGGCTATCCTCCCCGCCGAACACCGCCGCCGCCGTGGCCACCTCACACTCTCAGCCGCGAGACGAGACGCGTCACTCAGGGGGTCATGCGCGGGTTGAGACGCTCAG TCCGATCTGCTCTGACGCACGACGGAGACGCAGTGGTCTCCGCCGCCG AAATTTGCTATATTGATAAACTTGCCATGCCTCGCCCTGCCTCGCCTCGCCTCGCCCCGTCTTGCCCCGCCTCGCCTCGCCTCGCCTCGTCTCGCCCTGCCTCGCCCCGCCTCGCCCTGCCTCGCCTCGCCCTGCCTCGCTTCGCCCTGCCTCGCCTCACCTCGCCCCGCCCCGCCCCACCCTGCCTCGCTTCGCCCTGCCTCGCCTCACCTCGCCCCGCCCCGCCCCACCCTGCCCCACCTCGCCTCGCCTCACCTCGCCCCGCCCCACCCTGCCCCACCTCGCCCTGCCTCGCCTCGCCTCGCCTCGCCTCACCTCGCCCCGCCCCACCTCACCCTGCCTCGCCTCACCTCGCCCCGCCCCGCCCCACCCTGCCCCACCTCGCCCTGCCTCGCCTCACCTCGCCCCGCCCCACCCTGCCCCACCTCGCCCTGCCTCGCCTCACCTCGCCCGCCCCACCTCACCCTGCCTCGCCTCGCCCCGCCCAACCCTGCCCCACCTCGCCCTGCCTAACCTCGCCCCGCCCCGCCCTGCCCCACCTCGCCCTGCCCCTGCCatcacaccaaaaaaaaaacatgttttaa